The Fibrobacter sp. genome includes the window AAGTTCTGAAACGCAGAATTCATCTCTTGCCTCTCCGGAAAACGCCTCTGCCGGAACGGGAGTCTCACTCTCCTGATCAGCCTCTGTACTCTTTAACTCCGGAATCTGCCCGCTCTCCCCGCTTAAATCCAGCAACTGATCACCTGTTAACTCTGAAGCATCGTCCTTCAACTCTATAAGTTCCAGGTTTTCATCATCTGTAACTATCAGATCTTCGAGTAAGTCATCTGTACCATCGGGAATCTGCAGGTCAGGCACTTCAACTATTCCTGAATCTGCCTTCTCTCCTGTATCCGCGGCTTCGGAAATAAACGGATCCTGAAAATTAACATCCCCGGTAGCATTGGTCGAAATCAGTTCCGGTATCTCATCGAGCTTCTCAGGGCCATCTTCGATAAGGTTGTTGTCTTCCGCATGAGCGTTGAACTGGTCCTGAAACGAGCTGTCATCCGTTCCCGCGGATTCTTCGCCGGTGGAAATCAACTGCAGATCATCCTCCTGAACCGCACTCTCAGTCCTGTCACTGTCATCCAGCAATTCAGAACCGGAAAAATCACCACTATCTCCACTCTCCGCTTCGGCAAGAAGATCCATCTCAGCCCTGCTGTCATCCGCGATCAGATCCTCAGTCAGGGGACCGGATTGATCTCCGCTCCCGTTATCATTCAGCAATTCTTTATTCAGTTCTGATCTGTCATACTGAAGTGTTTCTTCGAATTCAGGGGACAGTTCATTCTGGATTATATCCCGAAGTTCATCAATGGGTCCTTTTTCCTCTGCCGATTTCTCATCTGTGGAGACTGCCTTCTCAACCGCTTCTCCCTGCTCTTTAGCTTTACCGGCAGAGCCGCTGAAAAGCTCCTCTATCCTCGATGAAACATCCTGGCCAGAAATCGATTCCGGTTCCGATGAGGAAATATCGGGCAGTTCTTCAGCAATCTCTGATTCCTGAGGAAAAACATTTTGCACCTCTTCAGGTTCAACTGTTTGAGACTCTCCGGAGACATTGCCCTCAAACATCATTGACATTCTGCTGCTTATATCATCACCGCTGATCTCAGCAGCATTCTCCTCCTCGACCTCTTCACCCGCTATATCGAATTGCTGCTCCAGCTCCGGCTCCGCTACCTCCTGAAGAACATCGCTCTGATCTGTAACCTCCTGAAACTCCGGTTCCTGTTCGGGAAACTCCATTCCCGATGAGGGATCATCAGCGGACTGCTCTACCATCGCGAACTGACGTTCAAAGTCCTCACTGGTCATCGCCTCAAGACCCTCAGCCTGTGATGGAATCTCCTGGAACCCGGGCTCCTGATCTGAAAAATCTTCCGCATCCGGAAAGACCTCCTGCGGAATCGGCGCTGACTGTACCTGAGCAGAATACCCACCCGGCTGACTGATTCCCAGAATATCGAAGAGGTCGGTTTTCCCCGTTGATTTGTACCTGGAACAGAACTGGGCGAGCAATTTATTAAACGGATCACTTCTGCTTAAAAGATGGTAGAGATCACCGGCCTTGTGTTCCATTCCCTGCTTTACAAAAATATCAGCCAGCATCTTAATGGCAGCCTGATTCCTGCGGTCTATAGAGCATACTTTTTTTAACTCGACAGCAGCTTCATTCAGTTTTCCCATCTCAAAGTAGCAGCGCCCGAGGACAATGCGGCCAGTGACATTTGAAGGATACAGGTCAAGCCCGTTCAGACAGATCTCAATCGCCTTGTCAATATTGCCCTCTTCTCTGTAAGCGTCCGCAAGACGGGGAAAGATCCGCGGTGCCGGATCTCTTCTGTAACGACTCTCAAGTGATTCTATAGACATTTCAGCAGTGTGGGTGGCCATTATCCTTTTCTCCATCTACCGGTTATCCCCATCCCGGGCCCCTGTTCTTTCTGTGTTGATAACTCTGACATAATAAACTGTAAATTCTTCTTCTATATTTATAATCAAGACAATCCCTGAATCAAGAGAATCAGGGTTCCAACCTGTGATCCCTACAATTATACATTAATCTCTCTTCTCAGCCCACTGCCGACCACTAAAAATCTCAAACAGCCTGCTTTGAGGATTTAATGATTCTATCCACTATGGAGGAAGTTGAGTAACCCTTTTCAAAATTAAGCAGCCGGATCACCCCTCCATGCTTCTCAACCGTTTCCTTCTCAGGAAGTCGCTCAGGAAGGTAATCGCCGCCCTTTACGTGGATATCAGGTCTGAGTACCTCCAGGAATGCTCTGGGATCATCCTCCTCAAACAGAAAAGCACAGTCCACCATTTTCAATGATGCCACAAGGAAGGCCCTGTCTGCCCCCTTCTGAATCGGTCGTGAGATACCTTTGAGTTTTCTTACCGAGGCATCAGAGTTGATTCCAACCACAAGAAGATCACCAAGCGATGCAGCCTCGAGAAGATATTTGACATGGCCAGTATGAAGCAGATCAAAACATCCGTTGGTTGTTACAATAGTCTTTCCGCCCGCCCTCAGAGGTCTTAAAAAATCCGCGGCTTCCTCTACACTGCTGAATACCACTGGTTTCCCTTTTTGCATCTCCTCTTTATTACCCTTTCAGAATCCGTTCTACCTAAAAATAGCATTACTTACAGAAAAATGAAAAATTCCCGCATATAAGCTCAATTCCAAAAGGGAAATAACCGGTACAAAAAGTTACCTTGCATACACCCCAAGCAACTCGCCCTGTGCAATCACATGCCCATCCATCGCCCGTTCGATCTGTTTTTTGTCTTTTCCCGGTGGAAGATTGAGTTTCTTGTCCAGAGCAAAGATCTTGAAAACATACCTGTGAGTCCCGTATGGAGGAGAGAACCGGAAATAACCGATTCTACCCGAACTGTTTATACCCTGAACAGCGCCGTTTGGAAGTATTCCGCTGCCATTTTGAAACTCAGGTAATTTTCTCACCGATGGAGGAATATCATAGAGGAGCCAGTGAACAAAATTACCACCCGGAGCATCTTGATCATCCACTAACAACACCAGACTCTTCGTGTTTTCCGGTATATTATCCCATGCCAGAGGTGGAGAAACACCTTCTCCGTCGATAGTGTATCTCTCCGGAACCTCCTGCATATTCTCAAACGCCTCACTGTATACTCTTATTTTCATAATAGTCCCTCCATTTTTCATAATAGTCCCTCTATTTAACACAACCGCCTATTCACTATGCCGGCATCGATACATCATCTCCGATAATCACTATTCCATTGTACACAGCCATCTTTTTCCCGATACCAAACTAAACATCATTCAATTCTCCTTCCATATTTAGAACCAAACGAATCATCCTACCTTAAGTCAAATCCAGGAATTTCTTCTTCTTCCATAGTTAAAATCATTTTAATCACCCTGCAATCAGAGGTCAAAAAAAAGATTTCTTCTTCCGCAGTCAAGATCAGATTAATCATTTTTAATCAGATTAATCAGTGGTACAAAAACAGGAATTCTTCTTCCACAGTTAAAATCAGCTTAATCATCCTATAATCAGGTTGATCAGTGGTCAAAATCAGGTTAATCAGGGGTCATCAGTGGTAAAGACCCTCCATCCGCGCTGAATGGAGAGTCTTTTATGAAGGGAATTTCTTTTATCTACCGCGCCGGGTTTTCCGGACACTTTTCTTGACCGCTTTCTTTGGTTTGGCGCGGTTCTCGTTGATTATACGGTAGGTTTGAGAAATTGAGAGTTTGTAGCGTTTAGCCAGAGCCGTACCTGATACTCCTCTTGCATACTGCTTTACTATGTCGGAATTCCGGTCCTTGTTTTTATTAATAACCGGCTTTATTCCATATTTTACCCGCAGTTGATGCACTGCCTGGCGGGTAATTCCGAACAACTTGCCGATCGCGCTATCGGCCTTG containing:
- a CDS encoding tetratricopeptide repeat protein: MEKRIMATHTAEMSIESLESRYRRDPAPRIFPRLADAYREEGNIDKAIEICLNGLDLYPSNVTGRIVLGRCYFEMGKLNEAAVELKKVCSIDRRNQAAIKMLADIFVKQGMEHKAGDLYHLLSRSDPFNKLLAQFCSRYKSTGKTDLFDILGISQPGGYSAQVQSAPIPQEVFPDAEDFSDQEPGFQEIPSQAEGLEAMTSEDFERQFAMVEQSADDPSSGMEFPEQEPEFQEVTDQSDVLQEVAEPELEQQFDIAGEEVEEENAAEISGDDISSRMSMMFEGNVSGESQTVEPEEVQNVFPQESEIAEELPDISSSEPESISGQDVSSRIEELFSGSAGKAKEQGEAVEKAVSTDEKSAEEKGPIDELRDIIQNELSPEFEETLQYDRSELNKELLNDNGSGDQSGPLTEDLIADDSRAEMDLLAEAESGDSGDFSGSELLDDSDRTESAVQEDDLQLISTGEESAGTDDSSFQDQFNAHAEDNNLIEDGPEKLDEIPELISTNATGDVNFQDPFISEAADTGEKADSGIVEVPDLQIPDGTDDLLEDLIVTDDENLELIELKDDASELTGDQLLDLSGESGQIPELKSTEADQESETPVPAEAFSGEARDEFCVSELSGGEGTEVSGGEIPELQELSNDSDLSTGTQEKDVDNVG
- the rfaE2 gene encoding D-glycero-beta-D-manno-heptose 1-phosphate adenylyltransferase — protein: MQKGKPVVFSSVEEAADFLRPLRAGGKTIVTTNGCFDLLHTGHVKYLLEAASLGDLLVVGINSDASVRKLKGISRPIQKGADRAFLVASLKMVDCAFLFEEDDPRAFLEVLRPDIHVKGGDYLPERLPEKETVEKHGGVIRLLNFEKGYSTSSIVDRIIKSSKQAV
- a CDS encoding YbhB/YbcL family Raf kinase inhibitor-like protein — encoded protein: MQEVPERYTIDGEGVSPPLAWDNIPENTKSLVLLVDDQDAPGGNFVHWLLYDIPPSVRKLPEFQNGSGILPNGAVQGINSSGRIGYFRFSPPYGTHRYVFKIFALDKKLNLPPGKDKKQIERAMDGHVIAQGELLGVYAR